Proteins encoded by one window of Rhodamnia argentea isolate NSW1041297 chromosome 6, ASM2092103v1, whole genome shotgun sequence:
- the LOC115734171 gene encoding peroxisome biogenesis protein 12: protein MLFQVGGQGTRPTFFEMAAAQQLPASLRAALTYSIGVLALRRPFLHKILDYEDEFFALLMLVLESHSLRITDASFSESLYGLRRRAVKIKVRKDDALLNSGDRLHHSGLEKRQKVLSVVFLVVLPYFKSKLHSVYNKEREARLQASLWGHGEESLDNLDYITGGEDVVVSMGTSNADRSIRTHLMKRIQKIVGACYPWIHASCEGLSFAYQLLYLLDATGFYSLGLHALNIQVCRATGQELMDTSSRISKIRNQERTRLRGPPWLKAVQGALLSCTYTVLDYAQTGLIAAVFFFKMMEWWYQSAEERMSAPTVYPPPPPPPPPKVAKEGIPLPPDKTLCPLCSQKRANPSAVTVSGFVFCYACIFKYVSQYKRCPVTLMPATIDHIRRLFHDM from the exons atgCTATTCCAGGTGGGAGGGCAAGGGACGCGTCCCACCTTCTTCGAGATGGCGGCTGCCCAGCAACTCCCGGCCAGCCTCCGAGCCGCTCTCACCTACTCCATTGGC GTACTTGCCTTGAGAAGACCTTTCCTTCACAAAATATTGGACTATGAAGATGAGTTCTTTGCACTGCTGATGCTGGTTCTCGAAAGTCATAGCTTGCGAATTACAG ATGCTTCATTCTCCGAATCTTTATATGGGCTAAGAAGGAGGGCAGTGAAGATAAAAGTGCGAAAGGATGATGCTCTTTTGAACTCAGGTGATAGATTGCATCATTCTGGGTTAGAAAAGCGCCAGAAAGTCCTATCTGTTGTGTTTCTG GTGGTCTTGCCATACTTTAAGTCAAAATTGCATTCCGTATACAACAAAGAAAGGGAAGCCAGACTTCAAGCAAGCTTATGGGGGCATGGGGAAGAGAGTTTGGATAATTTGGACTACATCACTGGAGGAGAGGATGTTGTCGTCTCAATGGGTACTTCGAATGCAGATCGATCAATCAGAACACACTTGATGAAGAGGATTCAGAAAATAGTAGGTGCTTGCTACCCATGGATACATGCTAGCTGTGAAG GATTGTCGTTTGCCTATCAATTGTTGTATCTATTGGATGCCACTGGCTTCTATTCTCTGGGCTTGCATGCACTTAATATTCAAGTTTGTCGAGCTACTGGGCAAGAGCTG ATGGATACTTCATCAAGAATATCAAAGATACGAAATCAAGAACGCACAAGACTTCGTGGTCCTCCATGGCTGAAG GCAGTGCAAGGTGCCTTGCTTTCCTGCACGTATACAGTGCTTGACTACGCACAGACTGGATTAATTGCAGCAGTATTCTTCTTTAAG ATGATGGAGTGGTGGTACCAATCTGCTGAGGAGAGAATGTCAGCTCCAACTGTGTaccctccaccaccaccacctccacctccgaAG GTTGCCAAAGAAGGGATTCCACTGCCACCAGACAAAACATTATGCCCTTTGTGCTCACAAAAGCGTGCAAATCCATCTGCAGTTACGGTCTCAGGGTTTGTCTTCTGCTATGCATGCATTTTCAAGTATGTTTCGCAG TATAAGCGCTGTCCAGTCACATTGATGCCTGCAACCATTGACCACATAAGGCGGCTCTTCCATGACATGTAG
- the LOC115734170 gene encoding protein PHR1-LIKE 1 gives MFFKNGTVGSALSSTSGCTSDVCFSSPRSDVQHERHPQYSPFISPTSTIRTSTLPVGLPRTEVQPTALTDIPNKSKDVPWDPNQLQDFLIYSENVPNQNCQVESSGVVMGCEDQSTRSDWKWAEQLISVDEAMDPDWSQILADVDATDPSKLPPVVHSQSLPPGESSAANQMSSAPSSKSRMRWTPELHEAFVEAVNQLGGSERATPKGVLKLMNVEGLTIYHVKSHLQKYRTARYKPDSAESEGSSEKLSTLEEMKSRDLKTSMNITETLRMQMEVQKQLHEQLEIQRKLQLRIEEQGRYLQMLFEKQRKMEDDGSKAPSSPIPHECDPSRNITEATEQRQAKKGLEMTNPSSSPGESSQNTNKKQKVSEARSPDDDDPDEGEIGLPSVKRVRGHETSL, from the exons ATGTTCTTCAAAAACGGGACTGTTGGAAGTGCTCTTTCATCCACTTCTGGATGTACGAGCGATGTCTGCTTTTCTTCCCCTCGTTCTGACGTACAACATGAAAGACATCCACAATATTCTCCATTCATTTCTCCAACATCCACGATTAGAACATCCACACTACCCGTAGGTCTTCCCCGTACAGAAGTACAACCTACTGCATTAACAGATATtccaaacaaaagcaaagatgTTCCGTGGGATCCAAATCAGCTTcaagattttcttatctattcGGAAAACGTCCCGAACCAGAATTGTCAGGTAGAGAGCAGTGGGGTGGTCATGGGATGCGAGGACCAATCTACAAGAAGTGATTGGAAGTGGGCTGAACAATTAATTTCTGTTGATGAGGCAATGGATCCAGATTGGAGCCAAATTCTTGCTGATGTTGATGCAACTGACCCATCAAAG CTGCCCCCAGTTGTTCACAGTCAGTCTTTACCTCCTGGAGAATCTTCTGCTGCTAATCAAATGTCAAGTGCACCCTCGAGCAAGTCCCGAATGCGCTGGACACCGGAGCTTCATGAAGCTTTTGTGGAGGCTGTTAATCAGCTTGGCGGTAGTGAAC GTGCCACTCCCAAAGGTGTCTTAAAACTGATGAATGTAGAAGGCCTAACTATCTATCATGTGAAAAGCCACTTACAG AAATATAGAACGGCTCGATATAAACCAGATTCAGCAGAGAGTGAAG GATCTTCAGAGAAGTTGAGTACACTGGAAGAAATGAAATCTCGAGACTTGAAGAC GAGTATGAACATCACTGAAACACTTCGAATGCAGATGGAAGTTCAGAAGCAGCTCCACGAACAACTTGAG ATTCAGAGAAAGCTGCAACTGAGGATTGAAGAACAAGGAAGGTACTTACAAATGTTGTTTGAGAAACAAAGGAAGATGGAAGATGATGGGTCCAAAGCTCCTTCGTCCCCCATTCCTCATGAATGTGATCCATCAAGGAACATAACAGAAGCAACCGAGCAACGTCAGGCTAAAAAGGGACTTGAAATGACAAACCCCAGCTCTTCGCCTGGCGAAAGTTCTCAAAACACGAATAAAAAGCAGAAGGTCTCAGAAGCAAGATCTCCTGATGATGATGATCCGGATGAGGGCGAGATAGGTCTTCCATCCGTGAAACGAGTGAGGGGCCATGAAACCTCGCTGTGA